One Elaeis guineensis isolate ETL-2024a chromosome 10, EG11, whole genome shotgun sequence genomic window carries:
- the LOC105052473 gene encoding BTB/POZ domain and ankyrin repeat-containing protein NPR5-like: MASRDRRQCLRSQSIPEAEAPSSIFTIIPALLSENPALAGFSEADPSDQSPPAVRRGSEGGLPVVRQGAVARSMVWQRRLTTVEPEMADGEKQLESMVEKASIKDVMKILVTSHKQDMHQLWATCSHLIANSGLPPEVLGKHLPINIVAKIEDLRLKPGHHSFHTHHSPSTHHHFPAAPTTGHDDHHNISSISRALDASDIDLVKLMVMGEGLDLDNALALHYAVQNCSREVVKALLELGVADVNWPAVPAGKTPLPIAVEMVNPDMVSVLDHHADPNVRTIDGVSPFDILRNLTSDFLFKGALPGLSHIEPNKLRLWLKLVKSAAMVLSREEEAVGSNPTGGSNPNTAIYQSMSTEGSDCNIASHTYSSMVCRSLDSRMVYLNIGMAGTSHIGCTIGDGWHGRKGLNRSRSKGGSGIGPPSMFSPQDFP, encoded by the exons ATGGCATCAAGAGATAGACGACAATGTTTGCGTTCGCAGTCTATCCCggaggctgaggcaccttcatcgattttTACTATCATACCAGCTCTGTTGTCAGAGAATCCTGCACTAGCTGGTTTCAGTGAGGCGGATccaagtg ATCAGTCTCCACCAGCAGTGAG GAGAGGATCTGAGGGAGGTTTGCCCGTGGTTCGGCAGGGTGCGGTGGCACGGTCGATGGTCTGGCAGCGGCGACTAACGACGGTGGAGCCAGAGATGGCTGATGGTGAG AAGCAATTGGAGAGCATGGTGGAGAAAGCATCCATCAAGGATGTGATGAAGATCCTCGTGACCTCACACAAGCAGGACATGCACCAGCTCTGGGCCACCTGCTCCCACCTCATCGCCAATTCGGGCCTCCCGCCGGAGGTCCTCGGCAAGCATCTCCCCATCAACATCGTTGCCAAGATCGAAGATCTCCGCCTCAAGCCCGGCCACCACTCCTTCCACACCCATCACAGCCCCTCCACGCATCACCACTTCCCAGCCGCCCCCACCACTGGACATGACGACCACCACAATATCTCAAGCATAAGCCGTGCTCTCGACGCATCCGACATCGACCTCGTCAAGCTGATGGTGATGGGGGAGGGGCTCGACCTCGACAATGCCCTCGCCCTCCACTATGCCGTACAAAACTGCAGTCGTGAGGTCGTGAAGGCCCTGCTCGAGCTCGGAGTAGCCGACGTCAACTGGCCGGCAGTGCCTGCCGGCAAGACACCCCTGCCCATTGCAGTCGAGATGGTGAATCCCGACATGGTGTCGGTCCTCGACCACCATGCTGATCCGAACGTCAGGACCATCGATGGTGTATCCCCGTTCGACATCCTTCGCAACCTGACCTCTGACTTCCTCTTCAAGGGAGCACTCCCGGGGCTATCCCACATTGAGCCCAACAAGCTGAGGCTGTGGCTCAAACTAGTCAAGTCTGCTGCGATGGTCTTATCACGGGAAGAGGAGGCAGTGGGAAGCAATCCTACCGGTGGAAGCAATCCTAACACAGCCATCTATCAGTCAATGAGTACGGAAGGGAGTGATTGCAATATTGCCAGTCACACTTACAGCAGTATGGTATGCCGTAGTTTGGATTCAAGGATGGTGTACTTGAATATAGGAATGGCTGGTACTTCTCATATAGGTTGTACAATTGGTGATGGCTGGCACGGCA